In a single window of the Methylococcus sp. Mc7 genome:
- a CDS encoding lytic transglycosylase domain-containing protein: protein MFKQFARGFVCIVPALLLAACSSRTVAPRKDAPVQAVPSAESATSQDLDFLPKSRPRAEYMTRYLGGLFPRYPALEPQVAFWRKVYAEWGRSQVALHDNRHMGLVYEVVDLPGEASGGFTPSQKALVQERFDYWKYRLRSLEDKLASRVPLDATDRQLARQIGEQADVRTAIRGAAERLRYQRGLRERFKRGLEISGRYDEHFRRIFRNAGLPEELAFLPHVESSFQANARSSAGAVGIWQFTAGAAKTFMNGQDSVAARLDPIASAHGAARYLSHAYGKLGSWPLAVTSYNHGIGGMQKAKNTYGHNFERIVQDYDHPLFGFASRNYYAEFLAAAEIVGDPERFFPEGVDYESPLDHAPSPFSVAGGPPAWPSRQVSHKAPAKPAKASHVHYAKFSKPLHGKAGRPPLAVSTRQAAKTKTARPAAATARSGEKLRLARSR, encoded by the coding sequence ATGTTCAAGCAATTCGCTCGAGGGTTCGTCTGCATCGTTCCGGCTTTGCTGCTGGCCGCCTGCTCTTCGCGCACCGTGGCGCCGAGGAAGGACGCGCCGGTTCAGGCCGTCCCTTCCGCCGAATCGGCCACGTCCCAGGATTTGGATTTCCTGCCGAAGAGCCGGCCACGGGCGGAGTACATGACCCGTTATCTCGGCGGCCTGTTTCCGCGGTACCCCGCGCTCGAGCCCCAGGTAGCCTTCTGGCGCAAAGTCTATGCGGAGTGGGGCCGGTCCCAGGTCGCCCTGCACGACAACCGCCACATGGGCCTGGTTTACGAGGTCGTCGACCTGCCGGGGGAGGCCAGTGGCGGCTTCACGCCCAGCCAGAAAGCGTTGGTGCAGGAGCGGTTCGATTACTGGAAATACCGCTTGCGGAGTCTGGAGGACAAGCTGGCATCGCGGGTGCCGCTGGATGCCACCGACCGGCAGCTGGCCCGGCAGATCGGCGAGCAGGCGGACGTCCGGACGGCTATCCGGGGTGCTGCCGAGCGTCTTCGCTATCAGCGCGGTCTGCGGGAGCGCTTCAAGCGCGGGTTGGAAATCAGCGGGCGCTACGACGAGCATTTCCGCCGCATTTTCCGCAACGCCGGCCTGCCCGAGGAACTTGCGTTCCTGCCCCACGTGGAATCCTCGTTCCAGGCCAATGCGAGGTCCTCCGCGGGTGCGGTCGGCATCTGGCAGTTCACAGCCGGGGCCGCCAAGACCTTCATGAACGGGCAGGACAGCGTTGCCGCGCGTCTGGACCCGATCGCCTCGGCCCACGGCGCGGCGCGCTATCTCAGCCACGCCTACGGCAAGCTGGGGAGCTGGCCGCTGGCCGTGACTTCCTACAATCACGGCATCGGCGGAATGCAGAAGGCGAAGAACACCTACGGGCACAACTTCGAACGCATCGTCCAGGATTACGACCATCCGTTGTTCGGTTTCGCCTCCCGCAACTACTACGCGGAGTTTCTGGCCGCGGCGGAGATCGTCGGCGATCCGGAGCGGTTCTTCCCGGAAGGGGTGGATTACGAAAGTCCGCTGGATCACGCGCCCAGCCCGTTCAGCGTGGCGGGCGGTCCTCCGGCGTGGCCTTCTCGGCAGGTTTCGCACAAGGCGCCGGCCAAACCGGCGAAAGCGAGCCATGTCCATTACGCCAAGTTCTCCAAGCCCTTGCACGGCAAGGCCGGACGTCCGCCCTTGGCCGTGAGTACCCGTCAGGCCGCAAAAACCAAGACCGCGCGTCCTGCCGCCGCAACGGCCAGGAGCGGAGAAAAACTGCGTCTTGCGCGTTCACGCTGA
- a CDS encoding DUF2231 domain-containing protein — protein sequence MAFFGSWPVSGGSGFLTPAVHGADDAAGAGWVGLLESALDSTTRFFDGGGTFEFLPGLSALAPNIHPLLVHFPIAFLNAFFLLDLIAVALRKKELRVVASWMLYLGTLGAVSAAAAGLFAAAFVPHGEAVHEIMEWHKRLGLTVTGLALVLSLWRLIARYRFSGMANAFHLFLAGLMATAMFFGADLGGLMVYEHGVGVKNLQSGEAAHHHEHGGAEP from the coding sequence ATGGCATTTTTTGGCAGCTGGCCGGTTTCGGGCGGCAGCGGATTTCTCACACCTGCGGTACACGGCGCGGACGATGCGGCGGGCGCGGGCTGGGTCGGGCTGCTGGAGAGCGCGCTCGATTCGACTACCCGTTTTTTCGACGGCGGCGGTACGTTTGAATTCCTGCCGGGGCTTTCGGCTCTCGCTCCCAACATCCATCCCCTCCTGGTGCATTTCCCGATCGCCTTCCTGAACGCGTTTTTCCTGCTCGACCTGATTGCCGTGGCGTTGCGCAAGAAAGAACTGCGCGTGGTCGCGAGCTGGATGCTGTACCTGGGAACTCTGGGCGCCGTCTCGGCGGCTGCGGCGGGGCTGTTCGCGGCGGCTTTCGTCCCCCACGGCGAAGCGGTGCACGAGATCATGGAATGGCATAAGCGGCTGGGTTTGACGGTCACCGGTCTTGCCCTCGTCCTCTCGCTCTGGAGGCTGATCGCCCGCTACCGGTTCTCCGGCATGGCCAACGCGTTTCATCTGTTTCTGGCGGGTCTCATGGCGACGGCGATGTTCTTCGGTGCCGACCTGGGTGGATTGATGGTATACGAGCACGGCGTGGGCGTGAAAAACCTGCAGTCCGGGGAGGCTGCGCACCACCACGAACACGGCGGCGCCGAGCCCTAG
- a CDS encoding DMT family transporter, protein MLSSKPRNVRGLWAMLFASLLFSLMSVSVYALGVRHPELPAMTVSFFRIVVNLAILLLPALIRSRVPSLFGDMRLSLWLRGLFGSLALILSFISIQRIGPGEAAFLGASSGVFVALLGPKVLAQRNNGWIWAALAGSLAGLYLLLMPRAGVSDELGRLMALGSGLLSALAYLMVARAGRSNPPGTVVFYFCAVAIPMHLAWFGLAGFTPPREGEAWALLLVCGLAASGAQVLMTRAYQASPAALVGAVSYATPVFNLAFGWLWFAKVPDGTALAGCALVLLCGVLLPFLSSRGT, encoded by the coding sequence ATGCTTTCGTCGAAGCCGCGGAACGTCCGGGGGCTTTGGGCCATGCTGTTCGCCTCCCTGCTGTTTTCCTTGATGAGCGTCTCGGTCTACGCGCTCGGGGTCAGGCATCCCGAACTGCCGGCGATGACGGTGAGTTTCTTCCGGATCGTCGTCAACCTCGCCATCCTCTTGCTTCCCGCGCTCATCCGCTCGCGGGTGCCTTCGCTGTTCGGCGACATGCGCCTATCCTTGTGGCTGCGAGGCCTGTTCGGCTCCCTGGCGTTGATTCTTTCCTTCATCTCGATCCAGCGGATCGGACCGGGGGAGGCGGCATTTCTCGGCGCCAGCAGCGGGGTGTTCGTGGCCTTGCTCGGCCCGAAAGTGCTCGCCCAGAGGAACAACGGCTGGATCTGGGCCGCGCTGGCCGGTTCGCTGGCCGGCCTGTACCTCCTGCTGATGCCGCGCGCGGGCGTCTCCGACGAGCTGGGCAGGCTGATGGCACTGGGCTCGGGCCTCCTCAGCGCCCTCGCCTATCTGATGGTCGCACGCGCCGGACGCAGCAATCCGCCCGGCACGGTCGTGTTCTATTTCTGCGCGGTCGCCATACCGATGCATCTGGCCTGGTTCGGACTCGCGGGATTTACGCCGCCGCGGGAAGGGGAAGCCTGGGCCTTGCTCCTCGTTTGCGGCCTGGCGGCGAGCGGCGCGCAGGTCCTGATGACACGGGCCTATCAGGCATCCCCCGCGGCCCTGGTCGGCGCCGTGAGCTACGCCACGCCGGTGTTCAATCTGGCCTTCGGCTGGCTATGGTTCGCCAAGGTTCCGGACGGGACGGCACTCGCCGGCTGCGCCCTGGTCTTGCTTTGCGGCGTGCTGCTGCCGTTCCTGAGCAGCCGCGGTACCTGA
- a CDS encoding carbon-nitrogen hydrolase family protein: MKPLFLAAAQYDIGFLGDWAAYQEKAGRWVGEAAGNGARMLVFPEYFSMELASLFPEAVYRSLSGQLAEMQSVLPDFMMLYADLAEQHGIYILAGSFPVRQPDGGYRNRAFLFRPDGTPEFQDKLQMTRFENEQWLISPGKEIRTFDTEFGRIGINICYDSEFPMIARRQVEMGANLILVPSCTDTLAGYHRVRIGCQARALENQCYVVQSPTVGSAPWSEAVDVNVGAAAVYTPVDYGYPDDGILAIGELNRPQWVYAEIDLGSIARVRETGQVFNYRDWPAQFELVK; this comes from the coding sequence ATGAAGCCGTTATTTCTCGCCGCGGCCCAGTACGACATCGGCTTCCTCGGCGACTGGGCGGCCTATCAGGAAAAGGCCGGGCGCTGGGTAGGAGAGGCCGCCGGCAACGGCGCCCGGATGCTGGTGTTCCCGGAATACTTCAGCATGGAGCTGGCCTCGCTGTTCCCGGAGGCGGTCTACCGCAGCCTGTCGGGCCAGTTGGCGGAAATGCAATCGGTCCTGCCCGATTTCATGATGCTCTATGCCGATCTGGCGGAGCAGCATGGCATCTACATCCTGGCCGGCTCCTTCCCGGTGCGCCAGCCGGACGGCGGCTACCGCAACCGCGCCTTCCTTTTCCGCCCGGACGGCACGCCGGAATTCCAGGACAAACTGCAGATGACTCGGTTCGAGAACGAACAGTGGCTGATCTCGCCGGGCAAGGAAATCCGCACTTTCGACACCGAATTCGGCCGGATCGGCATCAACATCTGCTACGACAGCGAATTCCCCATGATCGCCCGCAGGCAGGTGGAAATGGGCGCGAACCTCATCCTGGTGCCGAGCTGCACCGATACCCTGGCCGGCTATCACCGGGTGCGGATCGGCTGCCAGGCGCGGGCGCTGGAAAACCAGTGCTACGTCGTGCAGTCGCCGACCGTGGGATCGGCGCCCTGGTCCGAGGCCGTGGACGTCAACGTGGGAGCGGCGGCGGTCTATACGCCGGTGGATTACGGCTATCCCGACGACGGCATCCTCGCGATCGGCGAGCTGAACCGGCCGCAATGGGTCTATGCCGAAATCGACCTCGGCTCCATCGCCCGCGTCCGCGAAACCGGCCAGGTCTTCAATTACCGCGACTGGCCGGCCCAGTTCGAACTGGTCAAGTAG
- a CDS encoding GNAT family N-acetyltransferase: MSEAITVKTLSGPEIGKYIPDLARLRIEVFRDFPYLYDGTTEYEERYLQTYVESPESVVVLALDGERAIGASTGLPMEDETPEFKRPFLEHGYDPARIFYCAESVLLKDYRGRGIYKRFFEGREGHARRLGRFDYCSFCCVQRPDDHPLRPADYVPLDAIWTRFGYVKHPELVATYAWKDVDQAEETEKPMVFWLKPLTIKATSPTER, encoded by the coding sequence ATGAGCGAAGCGATCACCGTCAAGACCCTGTCCGGGCCCGAAATCGGGAAGTACATCCCCGATCTGGCCCGGCTGCGCATCGAGGTATTCCGCGATTTCCCCTACCTGTACGACGGCACCACGGAGTACGAGGAACGCTACCTGCAGACCTATGTGGAGTCGCCGGAGAGCGTGGTGGTGCTGGCCCTGGACGGCGAACGCGCCATCGGCGCCTCCACCGGTCTGCCGATGGAGGACGAAACGCCGGAATTCAAGCGCCCCTTCCTCGAGCACGGCTACGATCCGGCCAGGATCTTCTACTGCGCCGAATCGGTGCTCCTGAAGGACTACCGCGGCCGCGGCATCTACAAGCGGTTCTTCGAAGGCCGCGAAGGCCACGCCCGCCGCCTGGGAAGGTTCGACTATTGCAGCTTCTGTTGCGTGCAGCGACCAGACGATCATCCCTTGAGGCCCGCCGACTACGTGCCGCTCGATGCCATCTGGACGCGGTTCGGCTACGTCAAACACCCCGAACTCGTCGCCACCTATGCCTGGAAGGATGTCGATCAGGCCGAGGAGACGGAGAAGCCCATGGTGTTCTGGCTCAAGCCGCTAACGATCAAGGCGACCAGCCCCACTGAACGATGA
- a CDS encoding ketosteroid isomerase-related protein, which yields MHQNAKALIENYYAAFNAGDMETFLGLLTDDVIHDINQGSREIGKDAFRAFMDRMNRNYKEQLVDMAIMTNEDGSRAAAEFVVLGEYLVTDEGLPPAKGQKYRLPAGAFFEIRDGKVARITNYYNLQDWIEQVEKA from the coding sequence ATGCATCAGAACGCCAAAGCTCTCATCGAAAACTATTACGCCGCCTTCAACGCGGGCGACATGGAGACCTTTCTGGGCCTCCTCACCGACGACGTGATCCACGACATCAACCAGGGCTCCCGCGAGATCGGCAAGGACGCGTTCCGCGCCTTCATGGACCGGATGAACCGCAATTACAAGGAACAGTTGGTCGACATGGCCATCATGACCAACGAGGACGGTAGCCGCGCCGCCGCCGAGTTCGTGGTCCTCGGCGAGTACCTGGTGACCGACGAAGGGCTGCCGCCCGCCAAGGGCCAGAAATACCGCCTGCCGGCCGGCGCATTCTTCGAGATCCGCGACGGCAAGGTCGCCCGCATCACCAACTACTACAACCTGCAGGACTGGATCGAGCAGGTCGAAAAGGCTTAG
- a CDS encoding OmpA family protein — protein MVRKFATTVLTAGALSGCVMQSTYDRDVGYERQLNEQLRTEVEADEAKIQQLRDRLRVTMEDELLFPEGGYQLSKEGKASIDKIVPTLQSATNHRIEVEGHTDNVPIGKHLAHRFSSNWELSAGRACEVVKYLQSKGVDPARMTAAGHGEYQPVASNATAEGKAQNRRIDIDLVPIYTE, from the coding sequence ATGGTAAGAAAATTCGCGACGACCGTGCTTACAGCCGGGGCGCTGAGCGGATGCGTGATGCAAAGCACTTACGACCGTGACGTGGGCTATGAAAGGCAGCTCAACGAACAGCTGCGCACGGAAGTGGAAGCCGACGAGGCCAAGATCCAGCAGCTGCGGGACCGCCTCCGGGTCACCATGGAGGACGAATTGCTCTTCCCCGAAGGCGGATACCAGCTCAGCAAGGAAGGCAAGGCATCGATCGACAAGATCGTTCCCACCCTGCAGAGCGCCACCAATCACCGCATCGAGGTCGAGGGCCATACCGACAACGTGCCGATCGGCAAACATCTGGCCCACCGCTTCTCCAGCAACTGGGAGCTGTCCGCCGGCCGCGCCTGCGAAGTGGTCAAATATCTCCAGTCCAAGGGAGTCGATCCGGCCCGCATGACCGCCGCCGGCCATGGCGAGTACCAGCCGGTGGCGTCGAACGCGACCGCCGAAGGCAAGGCCCAGAACCGCCGCATCGACATCGATCTCGTGCCGATCTACACGGAATGA